A window of Candidatus Schekmanbacteria bacterium RIFCSPLOWO2_02_FULL_38_14 genomic DNA:
GTAACCTTGACTCTGGTATCTGAACTCATATTTTTTTTAAACCTTTATAAATTCAACATTCTTTAATGATTCCGGTAGCTTCTCTTTCAAGCGGGGATATGCTTCAACTAAACGAAAAATATCAGCTAAATCTTTTTGCCGTTTACTTTTTCGCCTCTGTTCATCAGAATATTCCCATATTTTGCCTTGTAAAACATCCTCCAAATCCGCAACTTTCATTTTATACCCCATTGTTTCTTTTATTGAAGAGCGAGGTATAAAAGCCTGGTAGCGCAAATCAGACTTTGTGCTGTTAAGATTGAAACGGTGAGGGAAGCTTTCAATATTAAAGATTTTTTCTGCTGCTTTAAGCAAACTATCTATTGTTTCTGCAACAACAACTAAATCTAAATCCAAACTCACTACAGGTTCAACATAAGCATTGACAGCTAAACCGCCAATTACACAATAATCAATTTTCATATCATTAAGCAAATCCAGCAATTGCTGCAAAATGTCTTCTTTGTCATTACTCACAGAATTCATGAATTCTTTTTTTGTCATAATTTATTCTTATTTCTGATTGCCTCTGAAATTTGCTTTTATCTTATTGTATTTATTATTTAAATTATAGCACGTTTAAGCCCTTGTCAAAGCAATAATCAAATCAGAAAAAACATTGAGTATTGTTGACTCGCATTTTCGAAAAATCGACTTTTCACACAGTCTGACATCCCCTAATCACTTTTTCTTCTTGCATTTTTTCCTGAAATTCCTATTAATGAACTACCCCACAGCAGAGCTGCGAAGTATCAACTTCCAGAAATTTAATAAGCAGTGCAGACAACCATAGAATAAACACATTTTGTAAAAGGCATATAACATGTTGATTGCTTTTATAAAAAAATCAGCTTAGAATATTAACTATCACCAAAATAAGTAACTTATCTCCTTTGATCGTACTCACCAAGATTAAGCGCATAGACCTTTTAAAACAATTAGTTGCATCTGTTTACATTTCTGAAGAAGTATTTAAAAGAACTAAGTAATTCATATCAAAAAGATTCTCGTATCTCTAAATTAACAAGCAAACCATTCCAAATATTCTTTTTCCCTTGCATTTTTCCCAAAAGTTTTTATTATTAACAGGTTTTTCAAAAGGGATTTTATATTCGGGGCGTAGCGCAGTCTGGTTTAGCGCACCTGCCTTGGGAGCAGGGGGTCGGAGGTTCGAATCCTCTCGCCCCGATTAATAAAAGGTGAATTAATGCCAAATGTCAAAGCTCAAAATTCAAATAAAATTCAAAGTTCAAATGATAAAGTATATGATTTAGAAGAAAGAACTGCAAAATTTGGAGAGAATATTTTTGAACTTGATTTGTCATTTGCCTGCCTGCCGTCAGGCAGGGATTTTGACATTTGAACTTAAAAAATCTTTTAGCCCATTATAATTAACAAGGAGCAAGTTTTTATGGTAAAAAGAGCAGCGGAAAATTATGCTTCTGCCGGCGTTGACATGGATAAGGCAGAAGAAGGTGTAAGAAGGCTCTTGGAATGGGTTGGGAAAAGCCTCAATCTCAGAAAAACCATAGGCTCAAGCCGCCTTGACATAGGCTATTTTGCCAATGTCATTAAAATTGCCCCAAACCTTGGGCTTGCTCTGTCAACCGACGGAGTTGGAACAAAGGTCCTTGTTGCCCAGATGATGAAAAAGTTTGACACAATCGGCATTGACTGCATTGCCATGAATGTCAATGATGTCATCTGTGTTGGTGCAGAGCCTATTTCAATGCTTGACTACATTGCCATTGAAGACCCGAAGCCTGAGTTGCTTGAGGAAATAGGAAAAGGACTCTATAAGGGCGCAGAACTTGCAAATGTCAGTATTGTTGGAGGAGAGGTTTCTCAGATTAAAGAAATAATCAAGGGTGAAAAAAAGGGTTACGGGATTGACCTTGTCGGGATGTGCGTTGGGATAATAGCGCTTGACAAGATAAATATTGGACAGAATGTTAAGGAAAACGAAGTTGTAATCGGGCTCAGAAGCAGCGGTGTCCACAGCAACGGACTGACACTCGCCAGAAATGTATTTTTCGCAAAAAATAAGTTTAAAGCTGATAAATATTTTCCTGAGCTGAGAAGGACAATAGGAGAAGAACTCCTTGAGCCAACCCACATCTATGTCAGAGAAATAATGGAAATGCTAAGAAAAGGGGTAAGAATTAAATCCCTCAGCAACATAACAAGCGACGGTCTGCTGAACCTTGCAAGGGCAAAGGCAAAAACAGGATATGTAATAGACAACCTTCCGGAGCCGCACCCGGTCTTTAATCTAATCCAGAAAATAGCCAACATTAGCGATGAAGAAATGTTCAAGGTATTCAACATGGGAATCGGCTTCTGCGTTGTTGTTCCCGAAAAAGACGCAGACAAGGTAATCAGGATTGCAAAAAAGTACAGAGTTGCCGCCTCAAGAATTGGCTATACCGTTAAAGACCCTGATAAAATGGTTTACATAAAACAGAAAAACCTGATTGGCAGGGATAATAATTTTTACAAAAATTAAACAGAAAACTTATTGACAATACTCTGCTTTGAGCCTATTTTTTATTTATAATTTAGGAGTAAAGCTGATGAGTTGTAAAAAGTTATCATTTGCTCTCCTTTTCCTAATAGTTTTAATCTCTTCATTAAATCTTTCTGCTCAGGAAAAAAAAGATAGCCCATACGATTTAAAAGTTTCTTCAGGCTTAATAGAGCCTGACATTCCGCAAGACAGTCTCCTTACTATCTCAAAGGTTGCACTTGGGAAAAAACTATACTTTGATAAACGCCTTTCAATTGATGACACTGTTAGCTGCGCAACATGCCATGACCCGAAACTCGGGTTTGCTGAAAACAAGAAAGTCTCAGACGGAGTCAAAGGAGGAAAAGGAAAAAGAAACGCCCCTTCGGTATTAAATGCAGTTTTTTACGACCTCCAGTTCTGGGATGGAAGGGCTGAAAGCCTTGAGGAACAGGCAAAGGGACCTATTGCAAACCCTGTTGAGATGGGAATCTCCCACGAGGCTCTGGTTGAAAAACTCAAAAAAAAAGAAGAATACCTGAAAGAATTTCAGGATATCTTTGGGAATGGTATAACAGTTGATAACATAGTAAAAGCGATTGCTTCCTATGAAAGAACTCTTATTTCCGGAAATTCCCCGTTTGACAGATACATGTATGGAAATGATAAAAAAGCTCTGAGTGATTCGGCAAAAAGAGGAATTGATGTTTTTAAAAACAAAGGGAGATGCATAACATGCCATGAGTTTCTTGAATCCTACGCTTCATTTACTGACAACAAGTTCCACAATATCGGCGTTGGAATGGATAAACCGGACCCGGACCTTGGCCGCTACGAAGTGACAAAAAGTTCCAAGGATAAAGGGGCATTTAAAACACCGACATTAAGAAACATTACCCTTACTGCGCCATACATGCACGATGGAAGCGAGGCAACTCTTGATGATGTGATAGAGTTCTATAACAAGGGCGGGATAAACAATCCAAACCTTGACGGAGGAATGAGGCAGCTTGACCTTGCAAAAGAAGAAAAGGCAGACCTGATAGAATTTTTAAAATCGTTAACAAGCGAGGGAATAGAAAATCTGGCGAAATAAAAATCTTAGAAAATCAGACAAAAAAGGGAGGTTGAGTAATGAATAAAAACTATTCTCAGAAAACAAAAAGCGGAAATCGAGGAATTAAAAGAAGAGACTTTATAAAAATTGCAGCAGGCACAGCAGCTGCCGCAGCATCCGTCTTTGTAAATCCTTTTCAGATAAAAGTCGCTTATGGAAAGGATAAAAACAAACCCTTTACCTTTGCCTATATCTCCGACACTCATCTTTATGCCGGAAAAGAAAACCACCGCTTTGTCAAGGCAATAAAAAAAGCAGTAGATGATGTCAATTTTTTAAATCCACAGCCTGATTTTGTCTTTTTTGGAGGCGATTTAGCACAGCTTGGCCAGATGGATGAGCTTAAGCTTGGAAAAGAAATCCTCTCTGGTGTAAAGGCAAAGATTCACATGATGGTTGGCGAACATGACTGGTATTTTGATATGGGAGAAAAATGGAGAGAGCTGTTTGGCAAAGATATATATTCTTTTGACCACAAGGGTGTCCACTTTGTGGTTCTAAACAGCGTTATAGTCAAAGATTACTGGACTGCTCCAAAAATGACGCCAATGGAGCGGATGAAGGCAATGGCACAGCTTGACAATCCAAAGGGGGAAGCCTTTACTGTGGGTGAGGAACAGAGGAACTGGCTGAAGCAGGACCTGTCAAAGATAACTAAAGATACTCCGCTAATAATATTTTCCCATTCGCCGCTTTACAAGTATTACAGACCCTGGAATTTCTGGACTGATGATGCGGAGCAGGTTCAGGAAATTTTATTCCCTTTTGAAAAGGTTACAGTAATCCATGGCCATACACATCAGGTTCTAACAAACAGGATAAAAAATATTACATTTCACGGCTTGCTTTCAACTGCCTGGCCATGGCCCTACCCTTCACAGGGACTTCCAAGCCTGACCATTCAGATGGACAGGGCTGACCCGTTTAATCAGTTTGACGGGTGTGGAGATGGAAGAGTTGATGTTCTGGCAGGCGGTGAGGTGAACAAGCATTACAATCTATGGGACAGAAACCAAATGGATATAACTTTTGAGAGCGCTTCAAAGGGAAGTGAGTCCCAAACAACAGGACCATCTTACTAAATAAAGGGTTAAAGGGGTCAGGGATTCAAGTGTTTAATAACCCTCTCATTGCCACCTTTACTTGCCTGCCGGCAGGCAGGGAAAAAGGTTTGGAAGTGGGAAGTTTGATAAAAGAAACTTTTTGGAGGCAGACATGACTAAAAAATATTTTTTATTAATCTCAATATTAATTCTGCTAACTTCTGCTTTTTCTTTATTGCTCTCAACTGCCGCACAGTTTGAAAAATCCGGAAATCTTCTGACTGTAAAATCCTGTGATGGCAGGAAAACAATTTATATTGAGGGTTTTAAGGAAGGTGAAAAAATGCCAAGAGAAAAAGCGCAGGCGGTTGCCAATCTCCTGATGAGTCTGATGGAAATCTGTGACCAGGAAGTTATAGCTAAACTCACAGAAAACAACTCTGTTATAGTTTTAAATGACGCCTCCTTTATTCTTCCGGATATTAAAGAAGGAAAAGGAGCGGTACTTTTAGCTCACGGAGGGCAACCGCATAAACAGAGAGAAGTTAAACTCTTTGAGAGTGAAGAAAAAAGGGTAATTGATGAAGGCTACAAGACCTTTCACGATTCATCCATTGGGACAAATGGAATCTCCTGCGATATGTGCCACCCTGATGGCTCCAATAACCATGCAGAAACCTATCCCAAATTTCAGACTCAGTTGAAGAAAGTTGCCACCCTGCGCGAGATGATAAACTGGTGCATCCAGAATCCTCTTGAGGGACCTCAGCTAAAGCATGATGACCCAAAGATGATAGCCCTTGAGGCATATATAACATCAGTCAGAAAAGGGAAAGCTCTGGAACCTGGAAGACATTAAAAACAGGAAGTGCAGTATGCTTAAAAAAGAATCCTTGAAAGAGATGGAGAATTACTTTGGCTCTGACACAAGGAGAATAAGCCACGCAAGAAAGGTCACTAATTTTGCGCTTGATATCCTTGATGCAGAAAACTTAGATAATCC
This region includes:
- a CDS encoding phosphoribosylformylglycinamidine cyclo-ligase → MVKRAAENYASAGVDMDKAEEGVRRLLEWVGKSLNLRKTIGSSRLDIGYFANVIKIAPNLGLALSTDGVGTKVLVAQMMKKFDTIGIDCIAMNVNDVICVGAEPISMLDYIAIEDPKPELLEEIGKGLYKGAELANVSIVGGEVSQIKEIIKGEKKGYGIDLVGMCVGIIALDKINIGQNVKENEVVIGLRSSGVHSNGLTLARNVFFAKNKFKADKYFPELRRTIGEELLEPTHIYVREIMEMLRKGVRIKSLSNITSDGLLNLARAKAKTGYVIDNLPEPHPVFNLIQKIANISDEEMFKVFNMGIGFCVVVPEKDADKVIRIAKKYRVAASRIGYTVKDPDKMVYIKQKNLIGRDNNFYKN
- a CDS encoding serine/threonine protein phosphatase; amino-acid sequence: MNKNYSQKTKSGNRGIKRRDFIKIAAGTAAAAASVFVNPFQIKVAYGKDKNKPFTFAYISDTHLYAGKENHRFVKAIKKAVDDVNFLNPQPDFVFFGGDLAQLGQMDELKLGKEILSGVKAKIHMMVGEHDWYFDMGEKWRELFGKDIYSFDHKGVHFVVLNSVIVKDYWTAPKMTPMERMKAMAQLDNPKGEAFTVGEEQRNWLKQDLSKITKDTPLIIFSHSPLYKYYRPWNFWTDDAEQVQEILFPFEKVTVIHGHTHQVLTNRIKNITFHGLLSTAWPWPYPSQGLPSLTIQMDRADPFNQFDGCGDGRVDVLAGGEVNKHYNLWDRNQMDITFESASKGSESQTTGPSY